The proteins below are encoded in one region of Reichenbachiella sp. 5M10:
- a CDS encoding RagB/SusD family nutrient uptake outer membrane protein — MKNIFSTLIVALIFLAGCDSFLEEENKSNVTAEDFYVTEEGYSALINAGYSSLRTLYGQDPWMFASGTDLYTDGRNQSPVGLAGYTQLNASAEGVDFIYLNAYVAIQRANTALHYATLTEPTDDLDKHVAEMKFIRANAYFLLVQSYGGVALITELVDEAITEFDRAEAADVYALIIQDLEEALPNLPDGTFDGHVTKRAAQDILAKVHLTRAYESFAASDDFSKAASYADAAIGGQSLTQSFEELWTPGNEMNEEVIFSVQFDAASISTAPTELGNQQQNYFGSYTGGTEVAGDAPYKSYNLCPTRFALDLFEQGDERWDATFMTEVYARYYDYFDVADHSSLEVVHFYAPSWYSSADSLAYVSALSADELVNFRYHKYGDYDPEGGDISGNYATIIVKKFDDPTSRFASNGNDAYTSTRDVVVSRLGETYLVAAEAYLGAGSDATALDRINEVRSRANVADLTAIDIDVILDERGRELMGEYKRWFDLKRTGKLVERASAHNPQVSTLNFAGNNGTQKILRPIPQSALDLNQNPEFNQNPAYAK, encoded by the coding sequence ATGAAAAATATATTTTCAACACTAATAGTAGCACTGATCTTTCTAGCAGGTTGTGATAGTTTCCTTGAGGAGGAAAATAAATCAAATGTGACCGCTGAGGATTTTTATGTGACGGAAGAAGGATACTCTGCGTTGATCAACGCTGGTTATTCATCACTGAGAACTTTGTATGGGCAAGATCCATGGATGTTTGCTTCGGGTACTGATCTATATACTGATGGAAGAAACCAGTCTCCTGTAGGATTGGCTGGATATACACAGCTCAATGCTTCAGCCGAGGGCGTAGATTTCATTTATTTGAATGCATATGTAGCCATCCAAAGAGCCAATACGGCGCTTCACTATGCTACATTGACGGAGCCTACGGATGATTTGGACAAGCATGTCGCGGAGATGAAGTTCATCAGAGCCAACGCTTACTTCTTGTTGGTGCAGTCTTATGGCGGTGTAGCTTTGATTACAGAACTCGTAGACGAAGCAATCACTGAGTTTGATAGAGCTGAAGCAGCAGATGTATACGCGTTGATTATTCAGGATTTGGAAGAGGCTTTGCCGAATTTGCCAGATGGCACTTTTGACGGTCACGTGACTAAGAGAGCGGCTCAAGATATCTTGGCTAAGGTACACTTGACGAGAGCTTATGAGAGTTTCGCTGCAAGCGATGACTTCTCCAAAGCAGCTTCTTATGCGGATGCAGCGATCGGGGGGCAGTCATTGACGCAATCTTTCGAAGAGCTATGGACTCCAGGCAATGAAATGAACGAGGAGGTGATCTTCTCTGTGCAGTTTGATGCAGCGAGTATCAGTACTGCACCGACTGAGTTGGGCAACCAGCAACAAAATTACTTTGGTTCGTATACAGGAGGTACTGAGGTAGCAGGTGATGCACCATACAAGTCATACAACTTGTGTCCAACTCGATTTGCTTTGGATTTATTCGAGCAAGGAGATGAGCGTTGGGATGCTACCTTCATGACAGAAGTATACGCGAGATACTATGATTACTTTGACGTAGCGGATCATTCGTCTTTGGAAGTGGTACATTTCTATGCGCCATCATGGTACTCTTCTGCGGACAGTCTTGCCTATGTGAGTGCATTATCTGCTGACGAGTTGGTGAACTTTAGGTATCATAAATATGGTGATTACGATCCTGAAGGTGGAGATATCTCTGGAAACTACGCGACAATCATTGTCAAGAAGTTTGATGATCCTACTTCTAGATTTGCATCGAATGGAAACGATGCCTACACCAGTACTAGAGACGTAGTAGTATCTCGATTGGGAGAGACTTACTTGGTCGCAGCAGAGGCTTATTTGGGAGCAGGAAGTGATGCTACTGCATTGGATCGAATCAACGAAGTACGATCAAGAGCCAATGTGGCTGACTTGACAGCTATCGATATTGATGTCATCCTCGATGAGAGAGGTAGAGAGTTGATGGGAGAGTACAAGAGATGGTTTGATCTCAAAAGAACTGGCAAGTTGGTGGAAAGAGCTTCTGCTCACAACCCACAAGTATCTACACTAAACTTTGCAGGAAACAATGGAACACAAAAGATATTGAGACCTATTCCTCAGTCTGCATTGGATTTGAATCAAAATCCAGAATTCAATCAGAACCCTGCTTACGCGAAGTAA